The bacterium DNA window AAGGGCATGGCTGGTTAGCGACCTGCGGAAAGGATAACCGCTGAAAGCATCTAAGCGGGAAGCCTGTTCCAAGATGAGATCTCCCACCGGGTAAACCGGGTAAGGCCCGTGGCAGACTACCACGTTGATAGGCCGGAAGTGTAAGCGCGGCAACGCGTTCAGCTGACCGGTACTAATCGGCCGAGGGCTTGGGTTTCAACCACTTCTACGGAAAAGTTCGTGCTCGTTATGGAGTTCTCGAGGGAAACCTCGGTTGACAGATCTCCGGTGGTCATAGCGGTGGGGCCACACCCGTTCCCATCCCGAACACGGCAGTTAAGCCCACCAGCGCCGATGGTACTTGGACGGAGACGTCCTGGGAGAGTAGGTCGCCGCCGGAACTTCTCACGAACCCGTCCCGCGCCAGTCACCGGACGGGTTCTGTCGTTTTCCGCCGCCCGCCGTTCAGGCGTCTGCTGCGGGGGTCGGTGGCGGAATGTGGCTACATCCTTGTGTGGAATCGCGCTACGCTGACGGTATGGAAGTCGGAATCCGGGAACTGCGCAACCGCTTGAGCCACTACGTCAGCGCCGTGCGCGCGGGCGGCGAGGTGACCGTCACGGATCACGGCAAGGCGGTCGCGCGTCTGGTTCCGCTGGAAGGTGGCCGTCCGCTGGATCGGCTGATCGCCGAAGAGCTCGTCACGCCGGCACCGTCGGTCAAGTCGCCACGGAACCGTCCCGGAATCAGGTGCGCGGGCACCGTGAGTGACCTGGTGGCCGAGCAGCGGCGGTGATCGTCTACTTCGACACCTCAGCGATCATCCCGCTCATCATCGACGAGCCGGGGTCGCCGCTGTGCGAGCGTTTCTGGAACGATGCAACACAAGCCGTCAGCAGCCGTCTGCTCTACGTCGAGGCCCGCGCCGCACTCGCCAGGGCCCAGCGGCTCGGGCGGCTGTCTCTCGATGATTCTGCAGCCTCCGTCGAGTCACTCGACGAGATCGCCTCGGAGATCGCCAGTGTGGAGGTGACCGAGAGCCTCGTCTGGACTGCAGGTCGCTTGGCAGAGGAAGAGGGCCTGCGCGGCTACGACGCCGTTCATCTCGCAGCGGCGCTTGCCGTCGCGGGCACCGACACGGTGTTCATCAGCGGCGATCAGGAGCTTCTCGCCGCGGCGGCCCGCCTCGGGCTCGCGGTCGCACAAGCTGGCTGAGCGCCCGCCGCGGTTCAAGCTTCCGTAACGCGCCGCGGCGTCTCCGTAGGGGTCCGCGGCCCGAAGTGCTCCTTCGACGCGGGCGCAAGCCGTCCAGCCGCCCAGGGACCGGCTCGTGGGCGCGCTCTGCGGCGGGGAGTGCTCCTTCGGCGCGGGTGCGAGGAGTCGCCCATCGCCGCCCCCGCCCGCGCCAGTCGCCGGACGGGTTCTGTCTTTTCGACGCGGTGGGGTCGGGCATGGCGATTGCTCCTTCGGCGCAGGCGCAAGGCGTCGCAATGCGCCACGCCCGACCCCACCTCAAGGGGCAGCGGGATCGCTCTGCCCGGTCTGGAGCGAACGCTGATGGTGGCAGACTGGCCCCGTGCGGGTGTGTGTTGTGGGGGCCGGGGCGATCGGTGGCCTGATGGCGGTGCGGATGGCCGCCGCGGGTCAGGCCGTGAGTGTCGTCGCCCGCGGCGACCACCTGGCCGCGATCCGGCGCCACGGGCTCCGGCTCCTGGAGGCCGACGGCAGGGAGGTGGTGACGCCGGACATCGTGG harbors:
- a CDS encoding type II toxin-antitoxin system prevent-host-death family antitoxin — encoded protein: MEVGIRELRNRLSHYVSAVRAGGEVTVTDHGKAVARLVPLEGGRPLDRLIAEELVTPAPSVKSPRNRPGIRCAGTVSDLVAEQRR
- a CDS encoding type II toxin-antitoxin system VapC family toxin, which encodes MIVYFDTSAIIPLIIDEPGSPLCERFWNDATQAVSSRLLYVEARAALARAQRLGRLSLDDSAASVESLDEIASEIASVEVTESLVWTAGRLAEEEGLRGYDAVHLAAALAVAGTDTVFISGDQELLAAAARLGLAVAQAG